Proteins found in one Triticum urartu cultivar G1812 chromosome 4, Tu2.1, whole genome shotgun sequence genomic segment:
- the LOC125552568 gene encoding uncharacterized protein LOC125552568 isoform X2, with protein sequence MAMATDSAAASSPRGASRKRPRSQSPPPAGEGPSEPALARPRFAENLDLVLSLQGKELSLQRKVELAFNFIKAESNRSTHGHRADNIQLLRMVSFIGNWVQSILLPSKKVPEPFDPVLDYRCWEILRFCIEKKPSVSISLKLLQPLGCIAKDGLSRVQIGAPCDDHESFLLFERVFDCVSFLFSSNTRAFFNAPVDLWISCVTEAINLVQKVSTNEKKGCTILQNLGNCLLEQFSSFLRFHANPKNIFRPFVDKILDPLLELLVLLNSQANSIKHKHAGSTLKIAEEILSNGLFHPQHLSGYFGLKNLNKGIVKDVKGSYHRHLFERFKGIKAESKAVLLAGFGYLLQLFVTRARNQRTSLAPRGTSFKSPQKTSEGSEEPQQQGESIFEVFMQFMEPLVLECKSYSQKDFSDLGVTKLVEVHCMLKSINEMLATVTEEKIYVPTEDTSEGSYLQFLQEIYRVLILMAEKMYDFWVSALHLEDTNVKKMLPLMFVEIVVAVGHFLEIEYKVMGSDLVKLWSMIFALSAINASSKDIKPCLLLTSKISSLSSQVIRTFSELRQVAHSICTLCNTVRTFRAVAGPDAVPGPFSVASLSSHKCFESLATLLSSQTLRDAICTSINSMPEGQSSRCIEELTVDLTETLKWMKSCDEFVDLETQGEPRLMSRKSVFHQRAELFGRYLSELYTSVLDSITVTASNTTLVAKSVERLVNTIRPNLSQLMRNESINPSKFISSVVGKNLSNKQCANWQKIPSLSWFFAFFFRIYTSCRSLYLQSVGLMPPNLAIEATELVGNSFIVCCGKEWTNTSNIIAEGYFAWIVESAGSLWEVIEILSQSLPRNHSGFTTLFYTLHVMALQRLEDLNRQINAFDFLLEDGTQQFDTEDRGKTELLKDPCCLEAARLTGFMMNYVRTLSSGGTDRTSSWDMSICSLDEDSFHIATWRLLCENIDIWSSHASKKDLKNFFSNLIKFSFVQKRSCRDEESSDCQDSCREITLHTISVELLCDTIIYDQKVLLKNLVSCFCGALKKSTSSFITRADEDNALLNISPDLMEILNKLNNEKLVHTYPDSTHAHGVDKYRICENLLNFCSTVPGFHSNSKSFLQLITYILHLERLLLLTLLSRHYESCNPIELIRLFICCRRAMQNLVLKFGKEYPDSKQYSTSSELLGNSYSLIWLLRSVQEIIGLSHEIFGEHTDQKKNTLFSLVDKTSEIFSTLANMNSKFCLLGPKKQIGSSLKHTASESDTSEHDGQAFDTLENLALEHVKTMAEQLEKTTAGIPVTTKDCKCVIKIENSYDNVCWDKLLCTMSCIGGFLWGLVSAFESTIKDYPTASSEERKLMLHYASNFSRSIAKFETFVDICLHVLFMENKDFGSVDLISCRLPQELLCENGFLNIEVVMDVWTMHQLKDNKLQSDGPPGMKRSLLENLLNGEGPFVAFTLRELYSVSAAIVKLKGLISFSGDVCRKACNPFQHLSLNPMVGTACIALQKIADMSDWPDMFSLVWIDGILRYLEVLGTFPELKLSKELYAQIVNAHVSAIGKCILLQGKSATLPTHEIGSSTKTLQLQNTSGYVVTKNIIDRQNRLNSLISRLRLSMRNFVSVASNMHLSATLQVIERALVGVNQYSHSIYEVETGTSDGGTVSSDVAAGIDCLYLVLGSVPGNKRVFQRTVPSLVGALFNIVLHLQSPLIFYIEKLPPLCPDLHPDAGAIVLMCVEVITSFVGRHTFQIDACHVSQCLHLPVMLFKGFKHLLADRSVSCSSENIREQIAGQPLASKEYLLDRQFSVDMYAACCKLLCTVLRHQQSEVGQCVAVLEDSVHILLSCLESADSKMVSMAGCFTWNKEEALKCASFFRRIYEEMRQQKTIMEHHSMHFLAGYISMFSGLGPFQTGITREIDEALRPGVYSLIDICQESDFQQLHTYLEGPCRTTLANLVHDYKLHFQYQGKI encoded by the exons ATGGCCATGGCCACGGACTCGGCGGCCGCCTCCAGCCCCCGCGGCGCGTCGAGGAAGCGCCCGCGGAGCCAGTCGCCGCCCCCCGCAGGAGAGGGCCCGAGCGAGCCCGCGCTCGCCCGGCCCCGCTTCGCGGAAAACCTCGACCTCGTCCTCTCCCTCCAGGGCAAGGAGCTCTCCCTCCAAAG AAAGGTTGAACTGGCATTCAATTTTATAAAGGCCGAGTCAAATCGTTCAACCCATGGCCATAGAGCGGACAATATCCAGCTATTGCGAATGGTTTCATTTATTGGAAACTGGGTGCAATCTATCCTACTTCCGTCTAAGAAAGTTCCAGAGCCTTTTGATCCTGTTTTAGATTATAGATGCTGGGAAATTCTGAGATTTTGCATTGAAAAGAAGCCGTCAGTCTCAATTTCTCTGAAGCTACTTCAACCACTTGGTTGCATTGCAAAGGATGGTTTGAGCAGAGTTCAAATCGGCGCTCCATGTGATGACCATGAATCCTTTTTGCTCTTTGAACGAGTTTTCGACTGCGTGTCCTTTCTTTTCTCCTCCAATACAAGAGCTTTCTTCAACGCACCCGTGGATTTGTGGATCTCTTGTGTCACCGAGGCTATTAATCTTGTCCAGAAGGTTTCAACTAATGAGAAAAAGGGTTGTACCATTCTTCAGAATCTTGGAAATTGTCTGCTTGAGCAATTTTCAAGCTTTCTCAGATTCCATGCAAATCCTAAGAATATTTTCCGTCCTTTTGTTGACAAGATTCTTGATCCACTGTTGGAATTGTTGGTTTTACTTAATTCACAAGCAAATTCTATCAAGCACAAGCACGCAGGATCCACGTTGAAGATTGCTGAAGAAATTTTGTCAAATGGACTGTTTCATCCACAACATCTTAGTGGATATTTTGGGCTCAAGAATTTGAATAAAGGTATTGTCAAGGATGTCAAAGGAAGCTACCATAGGCATCTGTTTGAGCGATTCAAGGGAATAAAAGCAGAAAGCAAGGCTGTATTGCTTGCTGGGTTCGGTTACTTGCTTCAATTGTTTGTTACCAGGGCTAGAAATCAAAGAACATCTTTAGCACCAAGGGGTACATCCTTCAAAAGCCCACAAAAAACCAGTGAGGGTTCTGAAGAACCCCAGCAACAAGGAGAATCCATTTTTGAAGTGTTCATGCAATTTATGGAACCTTTGGTGTTAGAATGCAAATCATATTCGCAAAAGGACTTCTCTGATTTAGGAGTCACAAAGCTAGTAGAAGTTCATTGCATGCTGAAGTCCATCAATGAGATGCTAGCAACAGTTACTGAAGAGAAAATTTATGTCCCTACAGAGGACACATCGGAAGGATCTTATCTCCAGTTCTTGCAAGAAATTTACAGGGTCTTAATCTTGATGGCTGAAAAAATGTACGACTTCTGGGTGTCAGCTCTGCATTTAGAAGATACAAACGTTAAGAAGATGCTGCCTTTAATGTTTGTGGAGATTGTTGTTGCAGTTGGTCATTTTCTAGAAATTGAATACAAGGTCATGGGGAGTGACCTTGTAAAATTATGGTCAATGATTTTTGCTTTGTCTGCTATCAATGCATCTTCCAAGGACATCAAACCATGCTTACTACTAACCTCAAAGATTTCAAGCCTTTCGTCCCAAGTGATTCGTACATTTAGTGAGCTTCGTCAG GTTGCGCACTCCATTTGTACGCTGTGCAATACTGTGAGAACATTCAGAGCTGTTGCTGGTCCTGATGCAGTACCAGGACCGTTTTCTGTGGCTTCTTTATCCTCACATAAATGTTTTGAATCACTGGCAACATTGCTGAGCTCCCAAACATTGAGGGATGCTATCTGTACTTCAATTAACTCAATGCCAGAAGGACAGTCTAGTCGATGCATAGAGGAGCTGACAGTAGATCTTACAGAAACATTGAAATGGATGAAAAGTTGCGACGAGTTTGTAGATTTGGAAACACAGGGAGAGCCCCGCTTGATGTCCAGGAAGTCAGTTTTTCATCAGAGAGCTGAACTTTTTGGAAGGTACTTATCTGAACTATACACAAGCGTGCTTGACTCAATAACTGTGACCGCTTCAAATACTACACTGGTTGCAAAATCTGTTGAAAGGTTGGTCAACACAATACGTCCCAACTTGAGTCAGTTGATGAGAAATGAATCAATTAATCCAAGTAAGTTCATTTCTTCAGTTGTAGGAAAGAACCTATCTAACAAGCAATGTGCCAACTGGCAAAAGATTCCAAGTTTGTCTTGGTTTTTTGCCTTCTTCTTTCGCATATATACATCATGTAGGAGTCTGTATCTGCAATCTGTTGGCCTCATGCCTCCAAATTTAGCAATAGAAGCAACAGAATTAGTGGGGAATTCATTCATTGTATGCTGCGGAAAGGAATGGACCAATACATCCAATATTATCGCTGAAGGCTACTTTGCTTGGATTGTTGAAAGTGCTGGCTCCCTTTGGGAAGTCATCGAAATTTTATCACAGTCCCTTCCAAGAAACCATTCTGGTTTTACTACGCTTTTTTACACCCTTCATGTGATGGCTCTGCAAAGACTCGAAGATCTTAACAGGCAGATTAATGCATTTGACTTTTTGCTTGAAGACGGCACACAGCAGTTTGATACTGAGGATAGGGGAAAAACTGAGTTATTAAAGGATCCTTGCTGTCTTGAGGCTGCTCGACTAACCGGTTTTATGATGAACTATGTGAGAACATTATCTTCAGGAGGAACTGACAGGACTTCTTCCTGGGATATGAGTATATGCTCTTTAGATGAAGATTCTTTTCACATAGCAACTTGGCGGCTTCTGTGTGAAAACATTGATATTTGGAGTTCTCATGCATCGAAGAAGGACCTAAAGAACTTCTTTTCGAACCTGATAAAGTTTTCTTTTGTTCAAAAGAGGTCATGCAGAGATGAGGAGAGTAGTGACTGTCAGGATTCATGCAGAGAAATAACCTTGCATACTATTTCGGTGGAGCTTCTTTGTGATACTATCATTTATGACCAAAAG GTGCTATTAAAGAATTTGGTATCATGTTTTTGCGGTGCTCTCAAGAAATCAACATCTTCTTTTATCACCAGAGCTGATGAAGATAATGCCTTATTGAACATCTCGCCTGATTTGATGGAGATATTAAATAAACTGAATAATGAGAAGTTGGTCCATACATATCCTGATTCTACACATGCACACGGTGTAGATAAATACCGGATCTGTGAGAATTTACTAAATTTTTGTAGCACAGTTCCCGGATTTCATTCCAACTCCAAGTCATTCTTGCAACTTATAACTTACATTCTCCATCTTGAAAG ACTTCTGCTGTTGACATTGCTAAGTCGCCATTATGAATCATGTAATCCAATTGAGCTAATCCGTCTGTTTATATGTTGTCGAAGGGCAATGCAAAATCTTGTTTTGAAATTTGGCAAAGAGTACCCAGATTCAAAGCAATACTCCACGTCTTCTGAACTTCTAGGTAACTCATATTCTCtgatttggcttttgagatctGTCCAGGAGATTATTGGATTGTCACACGAAATATTTGGTGAGCACACTGATCAGAAGAAAAATACCTTGTTCTCCTTGGTAGACAAGACATCAGAAATATTTTCTACACTAGCGAACATGAATTCGAAATTTTGCTTGCTGGGTCCCAAGAAACAAATTGGATCTTCCCTGAAGCATACTGCTAGTGAAAGTGACACTTCTGAACATGATGGTCAGGCATTTGATACTCTAGAAAATTTAGCTTTGGAGCATGTCAAAACTATGGCTGAACAGTTAGAGAAGACTACAGCTGGCATACCTGTAACCACAAAGGATTGCAAGTGTGTTATAAAAATAGAGAACTCTTATGACAATGTGTGCTGGGATAAACTATTATGCACCATGTCTTGCATAGGTGGATTCTTGTGGGGTCTTGTTTCAGCATTTGAAAGCACAATCAAAGACTATCCAACTGCAAGCTCAGAGGAAAGAAAACTGATGCTTCACTATGCCTCCAATTTCAGCAGATCTATTGCTAAATTTGAGACCTTTGTAGATATCTGTCTGCATGTCTTGTTTATGGAGAACAAGGATTTTGGGTCTGTTGATTTGATCTCTTGTCGTCTACCACAAGAGCTGCTTTGTGAGAATGGTTTTCTGAATATTGAAGTAGTCATGGATGTTTGGACTATGCATCAGCTAAAGGATAACAAATTACAGTCAGATGGTCCACCCGGTATGAAAAGATCTCTTTTGGAAAATCTGTTAAATGGTGAAGGTCCATTTGTAGCATTTACTTTGAGAGAGCTCTACAGTGTATCTGCTGCTATTGTTAAGTTGAAGGGCCTCATATCCTTTTCAGGCGATGTCTGTAGGAAGGCATGCAATCCTTTCCAACACCTGTCGCTAAATCCAATGGTTGGGACAGCTTGCATTGCCCTACAGAAAATTGCAGACATGTCTGATTGGCCAGATATGTTTTCTCTTGTATGGATTGATGGAATATTAAGATATCTTGAAGTTTTAGGAACATTTCCTGAACTCAAGTTGTCAAAAGAACTGTATGCTCAGATAGTAAATGCACATGTGAGTGCTATTGGAAAATGCATTTTACTTCAAGGAAAGAGTGCGACTCTACCTACCCATGAGATTGGATCAAGCACAAAAACACTTCAGTTGCAGAATACGTCTGGCTATGTAGTTACAAAGAATATTATCGATAGGCAGAATAGGTTAAATTCATTGATATCAAGACTTAGACTGTCGATGAGAAATTTTGTTAGTGTTGCATCAAACATGCATCTAAGTGCAACTTTACAAGTCATTGAGAGAGCCTTGGTCGGAGTGAATCAATATAGCCACTCAATATATGAAGTGGAGACTGGAACATCTGATGGTGGGACAGTTTCTTCTGACGTTGCTGCTGGAATTGACTGCCTTTATCTTGTTCTTGGATCTGTGCCAG GAAATAAGCGTGTTTTTCAGAGAACTGTCCCAagcctagttggtgctttattcAACATTGTTTTACACCTTCAAAGTCCACTCATTTTCTATATAGAGAAGCTACCTCCTCTTTGCCCTGATTTGCATCCAGATGCTGGAGCGATTGTTCTAATGTGTGTTGAGGTTATCACATCATTTGTGGGGAGGCATACTTTTCAAATCGATGCGTGCCATGTGTCCCAGTGCCTGCATCTTCCTGTGATGCTTTTCAAGGGCTTCAAACATCTTCTTGCTGATCGGAGTGTATCCTGTTCATCAGAAAACATTCGTGAACAAATTGCAGGACAACCTCTAGCTAGTAAAGAATACTTACTTGACAGGCAATTTTCTGTTGACATGTATGCTGCATGTTGCAAATTGTTATGCACTGTTCTTCGGCACCAACAAAG TGAGGTTGGACAATGTGTGGCTGTCCTGGAAGACTCAGTACACATACTACTTAGTTGCTTGGAGTCTGCAGATTCCAAGATGGTTAGCATGGCAGGATGTTTCACTTGGAACAAGGAGGAGGCACTAAAATGTGCTTCCTTTTTCAGAAGGATTTATGAAGAG ATGCGTCAGCAAAAAACCATCATGGAACATCACTCGATGCACTTTCTTGCTGGTTATATTTCCATGTTTTCTGGACTGGGTCCATTTCAGACAGGCATAACGCG GGAAATTGACGAGGCCTTGCGACCTGGGGTGTATTCTCTAATTGATATCTGCCAGGAAAGCGATTTTCAACAGCTTCACACATACCTTG AGGGCCCATGCCGAACCACTCTTGCTAACCTAGTGCATGACTATAAATTGCACTTCCAGTATCAGGGCAAAATCTAG